The following proteins are encoded in a genomic region of Fervidobacterium pennivorans DSM 9078:
- a CDS encoding J domain-containing protein translates to MARSLYELLNVEPDTPHIRIEALYREYLEKYDPKRYENSPLKPIATAKYNELIEAYEVYKRGQGDEMIPVEYSKFGGYADSTLKGYRPGYYYRRNDGCCDDVCRCIGCLWVGDTCCECMGGDCISCM, encoded by the coding sequence TTGGCACGTAGTTTGTATGAGCTTCTCAATGTAGAACCAGATACACCCCATATACGGATTGAGGCACTATACAGAGAGTATCTTGAAAAGTATGATCCGAAAAGATACGAAAATAGTCCACTTAAGCCTATTGCTACGGCAAAATACAATGAGCTGATTGAAGCCTATGAAGTATATAAAAGAGGGCAAGGTGATGAAATGATACCAGTTGAGTATTCAAAGTTTGGTGGTTATGCAGATTCTACATTAAAGGGTTATAGACCTGGATATTATTACAGAAGAAATGACGGTTGCTGTGACGATGTGTGTCGATGTATCGGTTGTCTTTGGGTTGGCGATACTTGTTGCGAGTGCATGGGCGGAGATTGCATTTCGTGTATGTAA
- a CDS encoding DUF5685 family protein: MFGYVKPEKSELKVRELNEFRAFYCGVCTSLHKSRYLAKLFLSYDAVFFALILTSIRGKILEYKKRFCGVGLRNILYYESEEISLAASNFLLLLKYKLLDDVRDERNFVEALLLNFFKNITGSSATLESRLQALIRELSETERKREPTVDKPAEIFGNIVALFFEDLGELSSEQRTVLIHLARHIGKWIYVLDAFDDLKKDISKGNYNPLAIQFGFTHGMDIQEFIDKIRPKVREYLFKIYDEVVLAYNLLELKTYKGILDNIVYLGLFEETERVLSGRKTCKKLYTA, encoded by the coding sequence ATGTTTGGATATGTCAAACCAGAAAAAAGCGAACTAAAGGTTAGGGAACTGAACGAATTTCGTGCGTTTTATTGTGGAGTTTGCACAAGTTTACATAAATCGCGATACCTTGCAAAGTTGTTTCTGAGCTATGATGCTGTTTTTTTCGCACTGATTTTAACTTCGATTAGAGGCAAGATACTTGAATACAAAAAGCGTTTTTGCGGGGTTGGGTTAAGAAATATTTTGTATTACGAAAGTGAAGAGATAAGTCTTGCTGCAAGTAATTTTCTTTTGCTACTGAAATACAAACTTTTAGACGATGTGAGAGACGAAAGGAATTTTGTTGAAGCTCTGCTTTTGAACTTTTTTAAAAACATCACAGGGAGCTCCGCTACTTTAGAATCTCGCCTTCAAGCTCTTATTAGAGAACTTAGTGAGACAGAAAGAAAACGTGAACCCACCGTTGACAAGCCTGCTGAGATTTTTGGTAATATCGTTGCACTGTTTTTTGAAGATTTGGGTGAGCTGTCTTCTGAACAAAGGACGGTGTTAATACATCTTGCCAGGCATATTGGAAAATGGATATACGTGCTTGATGCGTTCGATGATTTGAAAAAGGACATAAGTAAAGGGAACTACAATCCATTGGCTATTCAGTTTGGATTTACCCATGGGATGGATATTCAAGAGTTTATTGACAAGATTAGGCCTAAGGTTAGGGAGTACTTATTCAAGATTTATGATGAAGTGGTCCTTGCTTACAATTTACTTGAGTTGAAGACATACAAAGGAATTCTTGACAATATAGTCTACCTTGGACTGTTTGAAGAGACGGAACGTGTTTTAAGCGGAAGAAAAACATGCAAAAAGCTTTATACGGCGTAA
- a CDS encoding tetratricopeptide repeat protein has protein sequence MEKIKAIVYLPIKPEVAKKLNLPVKLPILAEDLLLVTDQNNIPIDVILRGLQEQYKVEKSEYWKSYLLYFLYEKFKILINEKKFEEAEQILKTAKELQEDYRYYFYNAILQAKLANYDLAEIALKQSLALNPNFSLAYYELGNVLFAKKDYDEAMEAYTKAYQSDPNFLLPLLKIGDIYMELGQLSDAEVIYRSIIQKLETRELSAEGIKFEPMPEAYLRLGVVYNLRQQYEKAEEIFRKGLEISKKPEIMYNLAYTLTKLGKHFEAYNLLLELAKQYEAPEVINELGILQRRLGLYEEAYETFEKVQEDFPENFERIQFFVGKKRYDEEFENEMKKSEEILEKVDFPFEEALEIIIQSTDDNGEIIIEEFIKLLNIEPVLKDVNKASTDYFPYILAGMYIAGTEPIIMEKNATKITLTTMGAGLPLACSTAILRLYQHILSGDKNIDHIIEDIHGEIEEIHFPFSTKLISLLESPLDDFFDTDCSDYETFTINLFKAIGYQPSEEEMAQIKDETLRKTAKFILEIMTKI, from the coding sequence GTGGAGAAAATAAAGGCGATAGTATATCTTCCCATTAAACCGGAAGTTGCAAAAAAGTTGAACTTGCCGGTTAAATTACCTATTCTTGCGGAAGACCTTCTTCTTGTAACAGACCAGAATAATATACCAATCGATGTGATACTGAGAGGGCTTCAAGAACAATACAAGGTAGAAAAGAGCGAATACTGGAAATCTTATTTGCTTTACTTTCTATATGAAAAGTTCAAAATACTAATCAACGAAAAAAAGTTTGAAGAAGCAGAGCAAATTCTAAAGACAGCCAAAGAACTCCAAGAAGATTACCGATACTATTTCTACAACGCTATCTTGCAAGCCAAATTGGCAAATTATGACCTTGCAGAAATAGCACTTAAACAATCGCTAGCTCTTAATCCTAATTTCTCACTTGCGTATTACGAACTTGGCAACGTGTTGTTTGCCAAAAAAGATTACGATGAAGCCATGGAAGCCTACACAAAAGCTTACCAAAGTGACCCGAACTTCTTACTCCCTCTTTTAAAAATCGGGGACATATACATGGAACTTGGACAACTGAGCGACGCCGAGGTAATTTACCGTTCGATAATTCAAAAACTGGAGACACGCGAATTGTCTGCCGAAGGCATAAAATTTGAGCCGATGCCAGAAGCATACTTGAGACTTGGAGTCGTGTATAACCTACGTCAACAATACGAAAAAGCAGAAGAAATCTTCAGAAAAGGTTTGGAAATTTCTAAAAAACCCGAGATTATGTATAACCTTGCTTACACTCTGACAAAACTTGGCAAACATTTCGAGGCTTACAACCTCTTACTTGAATTAGCTAAACAATACGAAGCTCCTGAAGTAATCAACGAGCTTGGCATACTCCAACGTCGACTTGGACTATATGAAGAAGCTTACGAAACCTTTGAAAAAGTGCAAGAGGATTTCCCAGAAAACTTCGAGAGAATTCAGTTCTTTGTTGGTAAAAAGCGTTACGATGAAGAGTTCGAAAATGAAATGAAAAAATCAGAAGAAATCCTTGAAAAAGTCGATTTCCCATTTGAAGAAGCCTTAGAAATTATTATACAATCAACCGATGATAATGGAGAAATAATCATTGAAGAATTCATAAAGCTACTGAACATTGAACCTGTGTTGAAAGATGTCAATAAGGCAAGCACCGATTACTTCCCCTATATCCTGGCTGGTATGTACATAGCAGGCACTGAACCGATAATTATGGAAAAGAATGCCACTAAAATTACGCTAACAACTATGGGGGCAGGACTTCCACTTGCATGCTCGACAGCAATACTGAGGCTATACCAACACATACTCTCTGGCGACAAGAATATAGACCACATCATTGAAGACATCCACGGCGAAATTGAAGAAATTCACTTCCCATTTTCAACAAAATTAATCTCTCTACTGGAATCGCCCTTGGACGATTTCTTTGATACCGATTGCTCGGATTATGAGACATTTACGATTAATCTATTCAAAGCAATTGGTTATCAACCATCTGAAGAGGAAATGGCACAAATAAAAGATGAAACTCTCAGAAAGACTGCAAAATTCATCCTAGAAATCATGACAAAAATCTGA
- a CDS encoding histidine triad nucleotide-binding protein yields the protein MADCVFCKIINGEISSEKVYEDEDFIVIKDIRPVAPVHLLVIYKKHVPTVSELSVEDSQKMWKLFEVIKTVTKTSGLESYRIVQNNGKDAGQEVHHIHFHIIGGRKLGSLG from the coding sequence ATGGCAGATTGTGTGTTCTGCAAGATTATAAACGGAGAAATCTCTTCAGAAAAAGTGTATGAAGATGAAGATTTCATAGTCATTAAAGACATTAGACCTGTTGCACCTGTCCACCTACTGGTGATTTACAAAAAGCATGTGCCAACGGTTAGTGAACTTTCTGTTGAGGATAGTCAAAAGATGTGGAAATTGTTCGAAGTCATAAAGACCGTAACCAAAACAAGTGGTTTGGAAAGCTACAGAATTGTTCAAAACAACGGCAAAGATGCAGGACAAGAAGTGCACCATATTCACTTCCACATAATCGGAGGAAGAAAATTAGGATCTCTTGGATAA
- the ileS gene encoding isoleucine--tRNA ligase, whose protein sequence is MDYKATLNLPQTNFQMKANLVNKEPEMLKFWEEKEIYKKTLETRANAPTYLLHDGPPYANGDIHLGTAMNKILKDFVTRYKTMRGYRVPFVPGWDTHGLPIEHRVTTSLGEEAKKKSPAEIRKLCKEFALKYVDIQREEFKRLGVKGDWEHPYITLDPDYEYHILDVFKTLVENGNVYRGNKPVYWCPTCRTALAEAEIEYHDHESPSIYVKFQMVDKPDTYIVIWTTTPWTIPANVAIALHPDYTYVKIKVDEEYWIVAEGLLQKFAADVGIDFEVVEKFVGKELEGKLTKHPLYDRTSVVVLADYVTLEDGTGCVHTAPGHGEEDYQTGLKYNLPVLSPVDDEGRFTKEAGKYEGLKIWDANKVIVEDLKNNGSLIKAGKISHSYPHCWRCKGPVMFRATPQWFISVDKNNLRGKVLEEIKKVKWYPAWGETRITAMVQERPDWTISRQRVWGVPIPAVKCKDCGEVTLEPKVIEHFANIVKEKGTDAWFELDVNELIPADFKCPACGSKNFEKTHDTLDVWIDSGCSWEAVIRSKGERFPVDLYLEGDDQHRGWFQSSIFLSTAKAGTAPFKAVVTHGFIKDEQGRKMSKSLGNVIDPMEIVNKYGADILRLWVASTDFFDNIRVGKNIIEQQVEVYRKLRNTLRYLLSNLYDFTEADLLPYEKLLPLDKWALGRLQKFIEQITQYYEGFEYSKVYNATVKYCTTELSAVYLDILKDRLYVEAKDSIYRRSAQTALHYILEALIKILAPIIPFTAEEAYQESHLKRYESVHLEYWPEVRKEFIDEALLEEFDHLLLIRDDVLKALENARASDIIGHSLDAHVIIEAKNEELKNLLRKYESLLEEFFIVSKVTLSENISGLNGQFANVLVQRAEGQKCQRCWKYHPDTGKDLEHPETCPRCSAVLRGERK, encoded by the coding sequence TTGGACTATAAAGCAACGCTGAACTTACCACAAACAAACTTTCAAATGAAGGCTAACCTTGTGAACAAGGAACCGGAGATGTTGAAATTCTGGGAAGAAAAGGAGATTTACAAAAAGACTTTGGAAACAAGAGCAAATGCACCAACATACCTTCTACACGATGGACCTCCGTACGCAAATGGAGACATCCATCTTGGTACCGCTATGAATAAGATACTGAAAGATTTCGTCACCAGATACAAAACCATGCGCGGTTACAGAGTGCCTTTCGTTCCTGGATGGGATACACACGGATTGCCAATTGAACACAGAGTTACAACATCCTTGGGAGAAGAAGCAAAGAAAAAATCACCAGCCGAAATAAGAAAGCTTTGCAAAGAGTTTGCTCTGAAATACGTAGACATTCAGAGAGAGGAATTCAAACGACTCGGCGTAAAAGGTGACTGGGAACATCCATACATAACACTTGACCCAGATTACGAATACCATATACTCGATGTATTTAAAACGTTGGTGGAAAACGGCAACGTCTATCGTGGTAACAAGCCTGTTTATTGGTGTCCAACGTGTAGAACAGCCCTTGCGGAAGCAGAAATCGAATACCACGACCACGAATCTCCATCAATTTATGTAAAATTCCAAATGGTCGATAAACCAGACACGTATATTGTAATCTGGACCACAACCCCTTGGACTATCCCAGCAAATGTTGCTATCGCGCTCCATCCAGATTACACATATGTCAAAATAAAAGTCGACGAAGAATACTGGATTGTTGCAGAAGGCCTACTTCAAAAGTTCGCGGCAGATGTTGGTATTGACTTTGAAGTTGTTGAAAAATTCGTAGGCAAAGAACTTGAAGGCAAACTTACAAAACACCCACTTTACGACAGAACTTCTGTTGTCGTTCTTGCCGATTACGTAACTCTTGAAGATGGTACCGGTTGTGTCCATACAGCTCCGGGACACGGTGAAGAAGACTATCAAACGGGTTTAAAATACAATCTTCCAGTTCTTTCGCCCGTGGATGACGAAGGTAGATTCACAAAAGAGGCAGGAAAATATGAAGGATTAAAGATATGGGATGCCAACAAAGTTATAGTTGAAGACCTAAAAAACAACGGTTCTTTGATTAAAGCGGGAAAGATTAGCCATAGCTACCCACACTGCTGGCGTTGTAAAGGACCGGTTATGTTCCGTGCCACACCACAATGGTTCATCTCCGTTGATAAAAATAACTTACGAGGTAAAGTGCTCGAGGAGATAAAGAAAGTTAAATGGTATCCTGCTTGGGGTGAAACACGTATCACCGCAATGGTTCAGGAAAGACCTGACTGGACGATTTCACGTCAAAGGGTTTGGGGAGTACCAATTCCAGCGGTAAAATGTAAAGACTGTGGCGAAGTTACACTCGAGCCAAAAGTAATCGAGCACTTTGCAAATATAGTAAAAGAAAAAGGCACAGATGCCTGGTTCGAGCTTGACGTTAACGAACTAATTCCAGCAGATTTCAAATGCCCAGCTTGCGGAAGCAAGAATTTTGAAAAGACACATGATACATTAGATGTTTGGATAGATTCTGGATGTTCATGGGAAGCGGTGATACGCTCCAAAGGTGAGAGGTTCCCAGTTGACCTATACTTAGAAGGTGATGACCAACACAGAGGTTGGTTCCAAAGCTCCATATTCTTATCCACTGCAAAAGCGGGAACTGCACCATTCAAAGCTGTTGTCACGCACGGTTTCATCAAAGATGAACAAGGCAGAAAGATGAGTAAATCTCTCGGAAACGTAATTGATCCAATGGAAATTGTCAACAAGTATGGTGCTGACATATTGAGATTGTGGGTTGCAAGCACGGACTTCTTTGATAACATCAGGGTTGGTAAGAACATAATAGAACAGCAAGTTGAGGTCTACAGAAAGTTGAGAAACACCCTGAGATATTTGCTCAGTAACCTTTATGACTTTACAGAAGCAGACTTGCTACCATACGAAAAACTGCTCCCATTGGACAAATGGGCACTTGGCAGACTTCAAAAATTCATCGAACAGATAACACAATACTACGAAGGATTCGAATACTCCAAAGTCTACAACGCAACTGTCAAATACTGCACCACAGAACTAAGTGCTGTGTATTTAGATATACTCAAAGACAGACTCTACGTCGAGGCAAAAGATTCAATCTACAGAAGGTCTGCTCAAACTGCTCTACACTACATACTTGAAGCACTGATAAAGATTCTTGCACCAATTATTCCATTCACGGCAGAAGAAGCATACCAAGAAAGCCATTTGAAGAGATACGAAAGCGTGCATCTTGAATACTGGCCAGAAGTCAGAAAAGAATTTATCGACGAAGCGCTTCTTGAGGAATTCGATCATTTGCTACTCATAAGGGACGATGTGCTGAAAGCACTGGAAAACGCCAGGGCATCTGATATTATCGGTCATTCACTCGATGCCCATGTAATAATCGAAGCAAAGAACGAAGAATTGAAAAACTTGCTCAGAAAATACGAGTCACTGCTTGAAGAATTCTTCATTGTTTCAAAAGTGACTTTGTCTGAAAACATCTCTGGATTAAACGGTCAGTTTGCAAATGTTTTAGTCCAAAGAGCAGAAGGTCAAAAATGTCAGCGCTGTTGGAAATACCACCCAGATACCGGTAAAGACCTAGAACACCCAGAAACATGTCCTCGCTGTTCAGCCGTGCTTAGAGGGGAAAGGAAATAA
- a CDS encoding response regulator, producing the protein MPKRILVVEDEPNMRLLIAEELMDAGYEVDEAENADEALKKFGEKQYDLVTIDIEMPGSMNGLELAGKLREIRRETKLVLLTAYSHYKSDMASWAADAYIVKSADLTELKEVISRLINM; encoded by the coding sequence ATGCCCAAAAGAATTCTCGTAGTTGAAGATGAACCCAACATGAGATTACTAATAGCCGAAGAATTAATGGACGCTGGTTATGAAGTAGATGAAGCTGAAAATGCTGACGAAGCGCTAAAAAAATTTGGTGAAAAACAGTATGATCTTGTTACTATCGATATCGAGATGCCTGGAAGCATGAACGGATTGGAACTTGCGGGTAAACTGAGAGAAATCAGGCGGGAAACAAAATTGGTTCTATTGACTGCTTACTCTCATTACAAAAGCGATATGGCTTCTTGGGCAGCTGATGCCTACATTGTGAAGTCTGCTGATTTAACTGAATTAAAAGAAGTAATCAGTCGTTTGATTAACATGTGA
- the pulA gene encoding type I pullulanase: MGLLKKLSVITLIVFALSISFAETELIIHYHRWDGNYDGWNLWIWWVEPISKEGAAYQFTEKDDFGVVAKVKFPETLTKVGIIVRLGEWREKDVAMDRFITIKDGKAEVWLLQGIEQIYTTKPDTSPRVLFAQARDQYTIEAYLTGQVDTTKVGAKVTVDGQPLKIARVEKANPTDISRTNHVKVVLAEPIKLEDVNKDVQVEIEGYKPARVIMMEILDKIYYDGPLGFEYTPEKTTIRVWSPVSKTVDVLLYKNWDDKEPTQVVPMKYIGNGAWEAVLEGNWDGWFYKIRYFSYGEYRESVDYFSKAVTKNSAKSAIIDFSKTNPESWEKVARPPLVAPEDAIIYEIHIADMTGLDNSGVKNKALYLGLTEKGTRGPNGVTTGLDHLVELGVTHVHILPMFDFWTGDEADKDFERSYNWGYDPYLFTVPEGRYSTDPINPYTRIIEVKQMVKALHENGIRVILDMVFPHTWGVGVMSPFDQAVPYYFYRIDKTGAYLNESGCGNVIASERPMMRKYIVDTLKWWVTEYKIDGFRFDQMGLMDKVTMLAIKSELSKIEPSVVLYGEPWGGWGAPIRFGKADVGGTGIAAFNDEFRDALRGSVFNATVKGFLMGALAKETGVKRGVAGSIEYDEVIRSFAKDPQETINYVEVHDNHTLWDKNYLAAQADTTVKWTEEMLKDAQKLAGAILLTSQGIPFLHAGQDFARTKKFDENSYKSPISINGLDYARKAEFIDVFNYYKGLIELRKSHIAFRQRTAEDIRKKLTFLPSPRKMVAFVLKDEKDPWKEILVIYNGDTKDQQFTLPDGTWNVVVDKDNAGTKVLYQVSGKINIKAISAMVMYKGN, from the coding sequence ATGGGTCTGCTCAAAAAGCTTTCAGTTATTACGCTCATCGTATTCGCATTATCGATAAGCTTTGCGGAAACAGAGCTGATTATCCATTATCACAGGTGGGATGGTAACTACGACGGATGGAACCTTTGGATTTGGTGGGTTGAACCTATTTCAAAAGAAGGTGCAGCTTATCAGTTCACAGAAAAAGATGATTTTGGAGTTGTTGCAAAAGTTAAATTCCCGGAGACATTAACGAAAGTTGGAATAATAGTTAGACTTGGAGAATGGAGAGAAAAAGATGTTGCAATGGATAGATTCATAACAATCAAAGATGGTAAGGCGGAGGTGTGGCTCTTGCAAGGAATAGAACAGATTTACACAACAAAACCAGACACAAGCCCTCGTGTGCTCTTTGCACAGGCTAGGGACCAATACACAATCGAAGCATATTTAACAGGTCAAGTCGACACAACAAAAGTCGGTGCAAAAGTTACGGTAGACGGTCAACCACTCAAAATAGCTCGTGTCGAGAAAGCCAATCCGACGGATATTTCCAGAACAAACCATGTCAAAGTTGTTCTCGCTGAACCTATCAAACTTGAGGATGTTAACAAAGATGTCCAAGTAGAGATAGAAGGGTACAAACCGGCAAGGGTCATCATGATGGAAATTTTGGACAAGATTTATTACGATGGTCCACTCGGATTTGAATACACCCCTGAAAAGACAACGATAAGGGTTTGGTCACCTGTTTCAAAAACTGTTGATGTGCTACTTTACAAAAATTGGGATGATAAAGAACCAACGCAAGTTGTTCCAATGAAATATATAGGCAACGGGGCATGGGAAGCCGTCCTTGAAGGAAACTGGGATGGATGGTTCTACAAAATCAGGTACTTCAGCTATGGAGAATATAGAGAATCAGTTGATTACTTCTCAAAAGCGGTAACGAAGAATTCTGCCAAGAGTGCTATCATTGACTTCAGCAAAACAAATCCAGAGAGCTGGGAAAAAGTCGCACGACCACCACTAGTTGCCCCAGAAGATGCGATAATATACGAAATCCACATCGCAGATATGACCGGACTCGATAATTCTGGCGTCAAGAACAAAGCACTTTACTTGGGACTCACAGAAAAAGGCACAAGAGGTCCTAATGGTGTAACAACTGGTCTTGACCACCTCGTTGAACTCGGGGTTACTCACGTTCATATTCTTCCAATGTTCGATTTCTGGACAGGCGATGAAGCTGATAAAGATTTTGAAAGAAGTTACAACTGGGGTTATGACCCATACCTCTTTACAGTTCCAGAAGGACGCTACTCAACAGACCCAATCAACCCATACACAAGAATTATCGAAGTCAAACAAATGGTTAAAGCACTCCATGAAAATGGTATAAGGGTTATCCTTGATATGGTCTTCCCACATACATGGGGCGTTGGTGTAATGTCTCCATTCGACCAGGCAGTTCCATATTACTTCTACAGAATTGACAAAACAGGTGCATATTTGAACGAAAGTGGCTGTGGTAATGTCATTGCAAGCGAAAGACCGATGATGAGAAAATACATAGTCGACACACTCAAATGGTGGGTCACGGAATACAAAATTGATGGTTTCAGATTTGACCAGATGGGATTAATGGATAAGGTGACAATGCTTGCGATAAAATCAGAACTCTCAAAGATAGAGCCTTCTGTGGTTCTTTACGGTGAACCTTGGGGCGGTTGGGGAGCACCCATTAGATTTGGAAAAGCCGATGTTGGTGGTACAGGTATCGCCGCGTTCAACGATGAATTCAGAGATGCACTCCGTGGTTCTGTTTTCAACGCAACTGTCAAGGGCTTCTTGATGGGCGCTCTTGCCAAAGAAACAGGTGTAAAACGCGGAGTTGCAGGTAGCATCGAATACGACGAAGTAATTCGAAGCTTTGCGAAAGACCCACAGGAAACTATCAACTACGTCGAAGTTCATGATAACCACACCTTGTGGGACAAAAACTACCTGGCAGCACAGGCGGATACAACGGTAAAGTGGACTGAAGAAATGCTCAAAGACGCTCAAAAGCTTGCTGGTGCTATATTGTTGACATCACAAGGTATACCATTCTTGCATGCAGGTCAAGATTTCGCTAGAACAAAGAAATTCGATGAGAACTCTTACAAATCACCAATCTCCATAAACGGACTTGACTACGCTAGAAAAGCCGAGTTTATAGATGTTTTCAATTACTACAAAGGTCTAATCGAACTGAGAAAATCACACATTGCGTTTAGGCAAAGGACCGCCGAGGATATAAGAAAGAAACTGACATTCTTACCAAGTCCAAGAAAGATGGTAGCATTTGTACTTAAAGATGAGAAAGACCCATGGAAGGAAATACTCGTAATCTACAACGGTGACACAAAAGACCAACAATTCACACTTCCGGATGGGACTTGGAACGTCGTTGTTGACAAAGATAACGCAGGAACAAAGGTTCTCTACCAAGTTAGCGGTAAGATAAATATTAAAGCTATATCAGCTATGGTAATGTACAAAGGTAATTAA
- a CDS encoding phosphate ABC transporter substrate-binding protein, with product MRKFILTIAFVSLFAVFGFATALVIKGSNTMLDIAQLWVEEFNKQNPDIKVTLEGAGSSTGIAALFNGTTDIANSSRWFKDSEVQKMFEMKKWFAPVLVAWDGIAIVVHKDLPIKNLTIQQIKDIYTGKITRWNQIDPNLPARDIVAFSRNTASGTFEVFKEKVLGDEKMSPRVRMLESSMAELETVAKTPYSIAYFGVGYVDQSVKVVSVNGVMPTKQNILSAKYPLSRPLFIFIDVTKGWPEEGPVAEFLRFVMSKKGQELVEKAGFIAALGQ from the coding sequence ATGAGGAAGTTCATTTTAACGATAGCATTTGTTTCACTTTTTGCGGTTTTTGGTTTTGCGACTGCGTTGGTTATAAAAGGTTCGAACACGATGCTTGACATTGCGCAGTTGTGGGTCGAAGAGTTCAACAAACAGAATCCAGACATCAAAGTTACACTTGAGGGGGCAGGTAGTTCAACGGGGATTGCAGCACTTTTTAACGGAACAACGGACATCGCAAACTCCAGTAGATGGTTTAAGGATTCTGAAGTTCAAAAGATGTTTGAAATGAAAAAGTGGTTTGCACCAGTTCTTGTTGCTTGGGATGGTATCGCAATAGTTGTTCACAAGGATTTGCCTATCAAGAACCTTACCATACAGCAAATAAAGGATATCTACACAGGAAAAATTACAAGATGGAACCAGATTGATCCGAACCTTCCGGCGAGAGATATTGTTGCTTTCTCCAGAAACACAGCTTCCGGAACGTTCGAAGTCTTCAAAGAAAAAGTGCTCGGTGATGAAAAGATGTCTCCAAGGGTAAGAATGCTTGAATCGTCTATGGCTGAGCTTGAAACTGTTGCCAAAACTCCGTATTCTATAGCTTACTTTGGTGTTGGCTACGTAGATCAGAGTGTAAAAGTTGTCTCCGTAAACGGAGTTATGCCAACAAAACAAAACATACTTTCTGCGAAGTATCCGCTTTCTCGTCCACTCTTCATTTTCATCGATGTTACAAAAGGTTGGCCTGAAGAAGGACCAGTTGCAGAATTCTTGAGATTTGTTATGTCAAAGAAAGGACAGGAACTTGTTGAAAAAGCAGGGTTTATCGCTGCTCTTGGACAGTAA
- a CDS encoding PstC family ABC transporter permease, with product MRREIKDKTRKALMAISSVTAIAALFGIYYYLVKESLPAIRSVGAELFLSDQWYPVWEPGEYGMRALIINSLIVTVLGTLLVVPVAYFIAIYLHGFATKKEKAIVRRLIEYLSGIPSVIIAFVFLTYLSPIFPAIGIYSPQNLLLALIGLFFLTIPISTVLILESLDSVPRELEEASAALGALPLKTYMKITTKATLPGVMNAIVLTANRIVGETIVVLLLGGGAAMVPTKLTDPFKTLTAAIASEMPEAAKFSIHYSALFFAGLVLVIFSTVFELTSVMLLRRNRR from the coding sequence GTGCGTAGAGAAATAAAAGATAAAACGCGCAAAGCTTTGATGGCAATATCTTCAGTCACAGCGATTGCTGCTCTCTTTGGAATATACTATTACCTTGTTAAAGAGTCGCTTCCAGCTATCCGCTCCGTTGGGGCGGAACTCTTTTTATCTGACCAATGGTATCCCGTTTGGGAACCAGGAGAATATGGAATGAGAGCGCTAATTATAAATTCTTTGATTGTAACTGTATTAGGGACGTTATTGGTTGTTCCTGTTGCATATTTCATAGCCATCTATTTACATGGATTTGCAACGAAGAAGGAAAAAGCAATTGTAAGGAGATTGATCGAGTATCTGTCAGGTATACCATCTGTAATCATTGCTTTTGTCTTTCTTACGTACCTCAGTCCCATTTTTCCGGCGATAGGTATATATTCTCCCCAGAATTTGTTACTTGCATTAATAGGTCTGTTCTTTTTGACAATACCGATAAGTACCGTATTAATATTAGAATCCTTAGACAGTGTTCCAAGAGAACTAGAGGAAGCGAGCGCGGCGCTTGGAGCACTCCCGTTGAAGACTTACATGAAGATCACGACTAAAGCAACACTGCCAGGTGTTATGAACGCGATAGTTTTAACGGCGAACAGGATAGTTGGCGAGACAATTGTTGTGTTGCTCCTTGGTGGGGGTGCAGCTATGGTGCCTACAAAACTAACGGACCCGTTTAAGACGTTGACAGCAGCTATTGCAAGTGAAATGCCGGAAGCTGCTAAATTTTCAATTCATTACAGCGCGTTATTCTTTGCAGGCTTGGTACTTGTAATCTTCTCAACGGTATTTGAACTCACATCGGTTATGTTGTTAAGGAGGAACCGAAGATGA